From bacterium HR11, the proteins below share one genomic window:
- the cheY_3 gene encoding Chemotaxis protein CheY, producing MSSRTVMIVEDSPTMRQLLIFALKRLKNLRVVEAGDGVEALKKLNQEKMDLFIIDINMPVMDGLKLISILRQNPEYKDVPIVIVTTEGAEEDRKRALALGANVYITKPVHSATLLKTVSELLHVSEVGE from the coding sequence ATGAGTAGCCGGACCGTTATGATCGTCGAAGACTCGCCGACGATGCGACAGCTTCTGATCTTTGCCTTGAAACGTCTGAAAAATCTACGGGTCGTCGAGGCCGGCGACGGGGTCGAGGCCCTCAAAAAGCTCAATCAGGAGAAGATGGACCTGTTCATCATCGACATCAATATGCCGGTCATGGACGGGCTCAAGCTGATCAGCATCCTGCGTCAGAACCCCGAATACAAGGACGTGCCGATCGTCATCGTGACGACCGAGGGGGCCGAGGAGGACCGCAAGCGGGCGCTGGCCCTGGGGGCGAACGTCTACATCACGAAGCCTGTGCACTCGGCGACGCTACTGAAGACCGTGTCCGAGCTTCTCCATGTATCGGAGGTCGGTGAGTAA
- the tpx gene encoding putative thiol peroxidase has product MQERPSAVTLRGKPLTLVGPELQVGDKAPDFRLINTDLQPVTLKDFAGKVKIISSVPSLDTDVCSRETQRFNQLAAQMGDDVVILTVSMDLPFAQKRWCGAHGVDRVITLSDYLDHSFGLNYGVRIKELGLLARVVFILDQKDVIRYVQRVPEIAQEPDYEDVLRALKKIQGS; this is encoded by the coding sequence ATGCAGGAACGACCGAGTGCCGTGACCCTGCGGGGCAAGCCCCTTACGCTGGTCGGACCGGAACTCCAGGTCGGGGACAAGGCCCCGGACTTCCGACTCATAAACACGGACCTTCAGCCGGTGACTCTGAAGGATTTTGCAGGGAAGGTCAAAATCATCAGTAGTGTCCCGTCCCTGGATACGGACGTGTGCAGTCGGGAAACTCAGAGGTTCAATCAACTGGCGGCGCAGATGGGGGACGACGTCGTCATCTTGACCGTCAGCATGGACCTGCCCTTTGCCCAGAAGCGCTGGTGCGGCGCCCACGGTGTGGACCGTGTGATCACGCTGTCGGACTATCTGGACCATTCGTTTGGTCTGAACTACGGCGTGCGGATCAAGGAGCTGGGCCTGCTGGCCCGGGTCGTCTTTATCCTGGACCAGAAGGACGTCATCCGATACGTCCAACGGGTCCCTGAGATTGCTCAGGAGCCGGACTACGAGGACGTCCTCCGGGCCCTGAAGAAGATTCAGGGGTCATAG
- the arnC_3 gene encoding Undecaprenyl-phosphate 4-deoxy-4-formamido-L-arabinose transferase → MKLSVIIPVYNEIDTIAEVLRRVREVPVEKEIVIVDDGSQDGTREWLQRYQAPDTRVVFHDRNRGKGAAIRTGLRHVTGDVILIQDADLELDPAEYPVLLEPIRRGETQVVFGSRFLRRPERVWWATYLANRILTWLTNRLYHARLTDMMTCYKVFTREVAQSLQLVSDRFEIEPELTAKILRGGWSIREVPVSYRPRVYAQGKKIHVRDFFRVVRALWRFRHFEPARPEAARRAGISSTL, encoded by the coding sequence ATGAAGCTCTCGGTCATCATCCCGGTTTACAACGAAATCGACACGATCGCCGAGGTCCTCCGACGCGTCCGGGAGGTCCCGGTCGAGAAGGAGATCGTCATCGTCGATGACGGCTCTCAGGACGGGACCCGGGAATGGCTCCAGCGCTATCAGGCTCCGGACACCCGGGTCGTCTTCCACGACCGCAATCGGGGGAAGGGAGCCGCCATCCGGACAGGCCTCCGGCATGTCACGGGCGACGTCATCCTGATTCAGGACGCCGACCTGGAACTCGACCCCGCCGAGTATCCCGTCCTGCTGGAACCTATCCGCCGCGGGGAAACCCAGGTCGTGTTCGGGTCCCGCTTTCTGCGGCGCCCCGAGCGGGTCTGGTGGGCGACGTATCTGGCCAATCGTATCCTGACGTGGTTGACGAATCGATTGTATCATGCCCGCCTGACGGACATGATGACATGTTACAAGGTCTTCACCCGGGAGGTGGCCCAGAGCCTTCAGTTGGTCAGCGACCGCTTTGAGATCGAGCCCGAGCTGACGGCCAAGATCCTCCGGGGCGGGTGGTCGATTCGGGAGGTGCCCGTGAGCTATCGGCCCCGAGTTTATGCCCAGGGGAAGAAAATTCACGTGCGGGACTTTTTCCGGGTCGTCCGGGCCCTTTGGCGGTTCCGGCATTTTGAGCCGGCCCGGCCCGAGGCGGCCCGCCGGGCGGGCATCTCCTCTACACTTTGA
- a CDS encoding Leu/Ile/Val-binding protein produces the protein MREFRILVGFWVLTLMGGPGGPPLSADRPAGELRIGVLLSLSGRNQSVGQAMKGAVEQAVRDAAGRMARLPPIRLEFGDDQGTARQASGETQRLAQAGVSIVLGGSGSNQALAMAQVCVRLNLLCLTPSATHTQLEQMGPRVFRFLPSNETMAAFLARVAVQDLKLRGVALLTNVSNAFSTDLARAFRKHYESVGGKVVREVTYDAETPPGMVLTRAGAAPAVFLPDNQNMTVPIVTVWAQKAPSRPVFLGPDSWSIPEVWALFRQYGLTAYYVTYYDPTAPAWRDFARRLRKKPEEVSAFEGAAYDSMTLLLEAVARAESPSPAAVAEVLRRMSFEGVTGRVRFQGAQSADHELFVLQVLPDRLRVVASSLQVQ, from the coding sequence ATGCGTGAGTTCCGGATCCTCGTGGGGTTTTGGGTCCTGACCCTGATGGGAGGACCGGGGGGGCCGCCCCTGTCGGCCGACCGGCCGGCGGGCGAGCTACGTATCGGGGTCCTGCTGTCGCTGAGTGGCCGCAACCAAAGCGTCGGTCAGGCGATGAAGGGGGCCGTCGAGCAGGCCGTGCGGGATGCGGCGGGGCGGATGGCCCGCCTGCCCCCGATCCGCCTGGAGTTTGGGGATGACCAGGGCACGGCCCGTCAGGCCTCCGGCGAGACCCAGCGGCTGGCCCAGGCGGGCGTCTCCATCGTCCTGGGCGGTTCGGGTTCCAATCAAGCCCTGGCGATGGCCCAGGTGTGCGTCCGTCTGAACCTGCTGTGCCTGACTCCGTCGGCGACCCACACCCAGCTCGAACAGATGGGGCCTCGGGTCTTCCGGTTCCTGCCGTCCAACGAGACGATGGCCGCCTTTCTGGCGCGCGTCGCCGTTCAGGACTTGAAGCTCCGGGGAGTGGCCCTCCTGACGAACGTGAGCAACGCCTTCAGCACGGATCTGGCCCGGGCCTTCCGGAAGCACTACGAATCGGTCGGGGGCAAGGTCGTCCGGGAGGTCACCTACGATGCGGAGACGCCGCCGGGGATGGTCCTGACCCGGGCGGGGGCGGCCCCCGCCGTGTTCCTGCCCGATAACCAGAACATGACCGTCCCGATCGTGACCGTCTGGGCCCAGAAGGCACCGTCTCGTCCCGTCTTTCTGGGGCCAGATTCCTGGTCGATCCCCGAGGTCTGGGCCCTGTTCCGGCAGTACGGCCTGACGGCTTATTACGTGACGTATTACGACCCCACGGCGCCGGCGTGGCGGGATTTTGCCCGGCGTCTGCGCAAGAAACCGGAAGAGGTCAGCGCCTTTGAGGGCGCTGCTTACGACAGCATGACCCTCCTGCTGGAAGCCGTCGCCCGGGCCGAGTCGCCGTCTCCGGCCGCCGTGGCCGAGGTCTTGCGTCGGATGTCTTTCGAAGGCGTGACCGGCCGCGTCCGATTCCAGGGGGCTCAGTCGGCCGACCACGAACTCTTCGTCCTGCAGGTCCTGCCCGACCGCCTCCGGGTCGTCGCGTCCTCTTTGCAAGTCCAGTGA